Sequence from the Sphingomicrobium clamense genome:
CCATAGATGCCCGAGACCGGTTGCGGCCGCGTATCGTAGCGTCCGAACGCTTTTTCCAGCGCGTAGCTGATCTCGCCCAGCGTCGCGCGCGCCCGCGCCGCGCGCACCGACAGGCGCAGGAGGTTCTCGTTGCCGCGCGCGCCCTCTTCGAGCGCGGCCAGCGCAGCCTGCACTTCGTCCTCGTCACGCTCGGCCTTGACCCGCTCGATCCGCTCGATCTGGCTGCGGCGTACCTTGGCATTGTCGATCTCGAGAATCTCGATTTCGGGCTCGTCCTTCAGCCGATAACGATTGACGCCGACGATGACCGTCTCGCCCGTGTCGACCTTGGCCGCGCGCTCGGCAGCGGCTTCCTCGATCCGCGCCTTGGGCAGCCCCTCGGCCACCGCCTTGGTCATGCCGCCATGCTCCTCGACCTCGCCGATCAGCTTGCGCGCGCGCTCGACCAGTTCGTTGGTGAGGTTCTCGATATAATAGCTTCCGCCCAGCGGGTCGGCGACCGCGGTGATCCCGCTTTCCTCGGCCAGGATCAGCTGCGTGTTGCGCGCGATCCGCGCCGAGAAATCGGTCGGCAACGCAATCGCCTCGTCGAAACTGTTGGTATGCAGGCTCTGCGCCCCGCCCAGCGTGGCGGCCATTGCCTCGATCGTGGTTCGGATCACGTTGTTGTATGGGTCCTGCTCGGTCAGCGACACGCCCGACGTCTGGCAATGCGTGCGCAATAGCTTGGACTTTTCCGACCTCGCGCCCAGATCCGTCATGATCTGCGCCCACAAGGTCCGCGCGGCGCGCAGCTTCGCGATCTCCATGAAGAAATTCATGCCGATGCCGAAGAAGAAGCTGAGGCGCGGCGCGAAACTGTCGAGGTCCATGCCCGCATCCATCGCGGTGCGCGCATATTCGAGCCCGTCGGCGAGCGTGTAGGCGAGCTCCTGCACCGCCGTCGCCCCCGCCTCGTGCATGTGATAGCCCGAAATGGAGATCGAGTTGAACCGCGGCATCTCTTCCGCCGTATAGCCGATGATGTCGCTGACAATCCGCATGCTCGGCGCGGGCGGATAAATATAGGTGTTGCGGACCGCGAACTCCTTGAGGATGTCGTTCTGGATCGTGCCCGAGAGCTGGGCGTGGTCGACCCCCTGCTCCTCGCCCGCGACGATATAGAAGGCCATCACCGGCAGCACCGCGCCGTTCATCGTCATCGACACGCTCATCTGGTCGAGCGGAATGCCGTCGAACAGCAGCTTCATGTCCTCGACCGTGTCGATCGCGACGCCCGCCTTGCCGACATCGCCCTCGACGCGCGGATGGTCGCTGTCATAGCCGCGATGGGTGGCGAGATCGAAGGCCACCGACAGGCCCTTCTGCCCCGCCTCGAGATTGCGCCGATAGAAAGCGTTCGATTCCTCGGCGGTCGAGAAGCCCGCATATTGCCGGATCGTCCAGGGACGCCCCGCATACATCGTCGCATAAGGGCCGCGCGTATAGGGCGGCAGGCCGGGATAGCCGGGGTCGATCCCCTCGGCATCCTCGGGCCCGTAGACGTTCTGCAGGGTAATCCCTTCGGGCGTCGTGACCTTCAGGTCCTTCCCCCGCGCTTCCTTCTCGGCCTTGGTTTCCCAGTCGCTGCGTGTCGGCTTGTCAGTCATGGCGGCGCTGTTAGCGCGGCAGCACCGCCATGCCAATCGTCAGTCGACCCGGGTGAAGCCGACTCCCGAATAGGTTACGCTCGTGACCCGCCCGTCTTCGGCGCGCTCGAACGCCATCGACTCGGGTTCGGGATCGGTCGCCAGCGTCGCGCAGAACAGGTCGACTTTCGCCGGCCTTGTCTCGATCGCCATCCCGTTGAGCCGCGCAGTGAGCGCGCCTTCGCCGATGCTCACCACCATGGTGCCGGCCGCCGGGTGCGTGTAGCGCCCGCTATAGGCCGACAAGGCTTCGACGCTCGGCTGCCAGGCCCAACCGCCCCAGCGCTCGTCGTCCCAGACGCCGTCATAATATTCCTGGCGACGCTCCTTCAGCGTCTGCACCCGCTCGGCATAGGCCTTCTTGAACGCGTCGATGGTCGGAAGCTCCGCCTCTCCATCGGCATAGACGGTCAAGAATGTTTCCATCATCTGCTCGGACAGGCCGCCCGTCATCGCGTCGCTGTTGAACATGATGGCAAAGCCGACGCCCTCCTCGGGCAGCACGAGCATCTGGCTCCGCATTCCGGTGTAGCCGCCGCCATGGCCGAGCACCGTCATCCCGAATGCCTCGCACCGTCGCCAGCCGAATGCGTAGCCCGTGCACGTCATCGGACCGCCGCTCATCTCGATCGGCACTTGCGACGCCTGCGCCTTGTCGATCACGTCCTGCGGAATCGCGCTGGCATCGCCGGCGTTGGCCAGCAGCCAGCGCGCCATGTCGTCGGCGGAGATGACCAGCCCCCCCGCCGCATGCATGATCGCATCGGTCTTGGGCGCGAACGTTTTCGGGCCGTCGATGCGCACTTCATGGCTGTGGCTGACCTCGGGAAAGTCGCTCGTGCGTGCGCTCGTATGGGTCATGCCGAGCGGATCGAAGACGACGTCGTCGATCCAGGCGCGCCACGACTTGCCGGTCTTCGCCTCGAGCGCGGCGGCGTAGAGAAGATAGCCGAGATTGTCGTAGCGAAACGCCTCGCCATTGGCCTCGCCCGCTGCGTTGACGATCGCCGGATAGTCCTTGATCGGGACGAGGTCGGTATAGGCGGTGCGGATGTTGAGCGCCGGCGCGCGAAACCCCAGCTGGTGCGTCAACGCATCGCGCATGGTCAGCGCATCGAAGTCGATCCCCTCGACCTTCATCTCCGGAAACAGCTCGCCGATCGTCGTGTCGAGCGGCATCACCCCCATCTCGTCCAGCCGGACCGCCATCAGCCCGACGAACGCCTTGGTCATCGAGGCGATGTAGAATGGCGTCTCGCCATCCGCTGCCACGCCACCCTCGGCACGCGTGCTCCCGATCACGTCGACGATCGGCGCCTCGCCCCGCTTGACCATGACCAGTGCCCGACCCGGATATTCACCCAGCGCGTCGACCGCATGCAGCCGTTCCTCGACCGCCTGCACCGCTCGCGCAAATCGTTCGTTCTGCTGGGCCGCTGCAGGCGTTGCTGCCGCTAACATCGCCATTGCTCCCATCATCATACGCATGCTCGTCCTCCATCATGTCGGAGCGGCCTAGCGGCCCCATCGCTTGATGGATTGAACGCAGGTAACGCTCAGGAAGACAGCAGCCGCCTGAGACGACCCGGCGCCATGCCCGAAAGGGTCTTCGCAGTGCGCGTCAGGTGCGCCTGGTCGGCAAAACCCGCCCCGGCCGCAGCGGCCACGGGTGTCTCGCCGTCCTCGATCAGCAAGCGCACCGCCCGCCCGGCCTTGCAGTGCAGGCGATAGCGACTGGGGCTGATCCCCAGATGCCGCTGGAAGGCTCGCGAGAGCTGCACGCGATGAATGCCATGCTGGCGCGCCACTTCCCCGACCTCGGCGAGCGGGTCGTCGGCAAAATGCTCGGCGACATGGCGTAGCCATAGCGGCGTGCGGCGCAGCGGCTCCCGCTCGACTCCCATCGCCCCGACAAGGTCGCTCACCGCCTCCTCCGCCGCGATGCAGCCATCGAACATCAACTGCATCGTGCGCCCGATCTCGGCCTCGCTGCGCGTGAACGGCATGAAGTCCAGTCCAGGATCGACATCGTTGCGGTAATTGATCGACAGGATCAGCGCGCCGTCGCGCCCGAAGCGACAGGCATGGCGCGCGCCCGCCGGCTTGTATCCATGGACGCAGCCCGTCGGCTCCCCGTCGCCGCCATCCGCCTGCTCCTCGAACCCGCCAGTAAGCATGAAGGTCAGCTGCGCGCGGCGATGCTCGTGTCGCGGGTGCTGGACGCCGGCGGCATAATAGACGAGCCCCGCCTCATAGGCGTCGGTCCGCTCAACGACGCGCCAGCGCGATCCGTCGGGGGCGGTGTGTAGCGGCTCCATTCCGACTGTATCACATGAATAATACGCCTTGCGCAAGAGCGACGCTTGCTCCGCTTTCGCTTTTCGCCCATCACTCGCGGCCATGGGCGGGGTGCGTACACGATTGGTAGTCTATCTCAGCGGGTTCGACCCGCGTGGGGCGCGCCACTATCACCAACTCTATCGGCGGGAAGCCGAAAAGCAGGCCGCGGTCACGGGTCAGCAGACCGACGTCGGCGCGCGCGAGCGCATCGGCGAGCATCTTGTCGGCTGGCAAATCCGCTCGGGCGAAACGACGACCGACTATCGCTATTTCGAATGGGACGACATCGTTCGCGACCATTGGCCGCGCCGCCCGCTCGCCATTGGCTGGACCACCTTGCGTTCCGGCTTCCAGATGCTTGGCGTCGGGGCATTCAAACGCACGTTTCAGTGGAGTTGGCCGGCAGGCGTGACCGCCATGCTGCCCTTCGCAGCGCTCATCCACCTCCTTGCCATCGCGCTCGCCATCATCGTCGCAGGCTATGCCATTGGCGGGACGACCGGTCTGCTGGCCGGAACAGCCCTGGCGGTCGCCTTGCTGTCCCTGGGGGCCTGGCTCGAGCGCAAGTTCAACATCGCCTGGATCAGCCGGGTCGTGAACTTCCACTTCGTCGACGGCGCCGGCAAGGCGCCCGATCTGGCGGAGCGATTGCACGACCTCGCCGATGACGTCGATCCGACCGGCTATGACGAAGTCCTGATCGTCGGACACAGCTATGGCACCTCGCTCGCCATCAGCTTTGTCGCGCGCTTGCTCGAGCGGCATCCGACGCAACGCCTTTCGCTCCTGACCTTGGGCCAGACGACACCATGGCTGACCTTTCACCCGAAGGCCGACGCCATGCGCGCGGACATCGCGGCCGTGGCGACCAGCGAGCGTGTCGACTGGATCGATGTCTCCGCGCCCCCCGACGGCGCCTGTTTCGCGCTGGTCGACCCCTATACCGTCGTCGGCGACCGCGATGCCGACCGCGCCAACCCAAAGCTGCTCAATGCCAAGTTCCACGAGAGCATGGCCGGTACCGCCTTCGCCAAATCGACCCGCGACTGGATGCAGCTCCACTTCCAATATCTCATGGCGACCGCGCACCGAGCCGAATACGACTATTTCGCGATCACCGCCGGCGACCGGGCCCTCGCCGACCGCTTCGCCCATCGCCCGTCGGTACGCGACTTTACCCGGCTACGCGCCAAGTCCATGAAAGCGGTTCGATGACCGCATTCGTCCCGCCCAAGCCGCCCACCAACCCGAAGAAGCTCAAC
This genomic interval carries:
- a CDS encoding serine hydrolase, producing the protein MRMMMGAMAMLAAATPAAAQQNERFARAVQAVEERLHAVDALGEYPGRALVMVKRGEAPIVDVIGSTRAEGGVAADGETPFYIASMTKAFVGLMAVRLDEMGVMPLDTTIGELFPEMKVEGIDFDALTMRDALTHQLGFRAPALNIRTAYTDLVPIKDYPAIVNAAGEANGEAFRYDNLGYLLYAAALEAKTGKSWRAWIDDVVFDPLGMTHTSARTSDFPEVSHSHEVRIDGPKTFAPKTDAIMHAAGGLVISADDMARWLLANAGDASAIPQDVIDKAQASQVPIEMSGGPMTCTGYAFGWRRCEAFGMTVLGHGGGYTGMRSQMLVLPEEGVGFAIMFNSDAMTGGLSEQMMETFLTVYADGEAELPTIDAFKKAYAERVQTLKERRQEYYDGVWDDERWGGWAWQPSVEALSAYSGRYTHPAAGTMVVSIGEGALTARLNGMAIETRPAKVDLFCATLATDPEPESMAFERAEDGRVTSVTYSGVGFTRVD
- the scpA gene encoding methylmalonyl-CoA mutase; its protein translation is MTDKPTRSDWETKAEKEARGKDLKVTTPEGITLQNVYGPEDAEGIDPGYPGLPPYTRGPYATMYAGRPWTIRQYAGFSTAEESNAFYRRNLEAGQKGLSVAFDLATHRGYDSDHPRVEGDVGKAGVAIDTVEDMKLLFDGIPLDQMSVSMTMNGAVLPVMAFYIVAGEEQGVDHAQLSGTIQNDILKEFAVRNTYIYPPAPSMRIVSDIIGYTAEEMPRFNSISISGYHMHEAGATAVQELAYTLADGLEYARTAMDAGMDLDSFAPRLSFFFGIGMNFFMEIAKLRAARTLWAQIMTDLGARSEKSKLLRTHCQTSGVSLTEQDPYNNVIRTTIEAMAATLGGAQSLHTNSFDEAIALPTDFSARIARNTQLILAEESGITAVADPLGGSYYIENLTNELVERARKLIGEVEEHGGMTKAVAEGLPKARIEEAAAERAAKVDTGETVIVGVNRYRLKDEPEIEILEIDNAKVRRSQIERIERVKAERDEDEVQAALAALEEGARGNENLLRLSVRAARARATLGEISYALEKAFGRYDTRPQPVSGIYGQRDDDEWLSVVEGTKSVASRMGRAPKMFVAKMGQDGHDRGANLVSSAFGDLGFDIVAGPLFQTPLEAAEMAVEEDVDVVGASSLAAGHKTLIPELIGHLKSMGRSDIKVVAGGVIPPQDYDYLRQAGVQAIFGPGTNLADAAEEVLRLLGHNKPPKDEAAE
- a CDS encoding AraC family transcriptional regulator, whose product is MEPLHTAPDGSRWRVVERTDAYEAGLVYYAAGVQHPRHEHRRAQLTFMLTGGFEEQADGGDGEPTGCVHGYKPAGARHACRFGRDGALILSINYRNDVDPGLDFMPFTRSEAEIGRTMQLMFDGCIAAEEAVSDLVGAMGVEREPLRRTPLWLRHVAEHFADDPLAEVGEVARQHGIHRVQLSRAFQRHLGISPSRYRLHCKAGRAVRLLIEDGETPVAAAAGAGFADQAHLTRTAKTLSGMAPGRLRRLLSS